From Arcticibacter tournemirensis, one genomic window encodes:
- the metG gene encoding methionine--tRNA ligase gives MSDLNKFKRYTVTSALPYANGPLHIGHLAGAYIPADIFVRHLRLRKKDVVWVCGSDEHGAAITIKAKKEGITPQQIIDKYHQQIKESFEQFGIAFDIYHRTSSPVHHDLSQEFFLNLYKKGEFIEKESEQYYDAEFDQFLADRYITGTCPNCGNDGAYGDQCEKCGTSLSPTDLINPKSTLSGKAPVLRLTKHWYLPLDKYQPWLEEWLLEGKKNKWKTNVYGQCSSWLKAGLQPRSMTRDLDWGIDVPLEEAKGKKLYVWLDAPIGYISATKQWAADNNKDWQKYWKRQENEEDNSCLIHFIGKDNIVFHCITFPSILHAHGEYILPENVPANEFLNLEGDKLSTSRNHAVWLHEYLEEFPGKQDELRYVLTSILPETSDSEFTWRDYQARVNNELVAILGNFVNRVMILMHKYYEGKVEGLADLKDEVLYGQIGKAYDSIQESIENYKFRQALSELMDVARLGNKYLTDKEPWKTFKTDPAATREVLQNCLHIIAHLGVLAQPFLPSASKKIFSMLNLSGDAFSYDEKISFEDGHQLNTPELLFEKVEDAVIEKQLEKLLNKAQEVVAAVEVSPAKENVNYDQFSAMDIRVGTILAAEKVAKTKKLLKLTIDTGLDTRTVVSGIAEYFEPEAIVGKQVSILVNLEPREIKGIVSKGMILMSENPDGKLIFVTPGESAANGSVIR, from the coding sequence ATGTCTGATTTAAATAAATTTAAACGATATACTGTTACTTCCGCTTTGCCTTATGCAAACGGACCTCTTCATATTGGCCATCTTGCTGGTGCATATATTCCGGCTGATATTTTTGTAAGGCACCTTCGCCTCCGGAAGAAGGACGTTGTTTGGGTGTGCGGCTCGGATGAGCATGGCGCAGCGATAACCATTAAGGCTAAGAAAGAAGGGATCACGCCTCAGCAGATCATCGATAAGTATCATCAGCAGATAAAAGAGAGTTTTGAACAGTTCGGGATTGCTTTCGATATTTATCACCGTACCTCCTCGCCTGTTCACCATGATCTTTCACAGGAGTTTTTTCTCAATCTTTACAAAAAAGGAGAATTTATTGAGAAGGAATCTGAGCAGTATTATGATGCAGAATTTGATCAGTTTCTGGCCGACAGATATATAACAGGTACCTGCCCTAACTGTGGGAACGATGGTGCCTACGGAGATCAGTGTGAAAAATGCGGAACATCGTTGAGCCCGACCGATCTCATTAATCCGAAATCGACCTTGAGCGGTAAGGCTCCCGTGTTAAGATTAACCAAACATTGGTACCTTCCCCTGGATAAATATCAGCCCTGGCTTGAAGAATGGCTTTTAGAAGGCAAAAAGAATAAGTGGAAGACCAATGTATACGGTCAGTGCAGCTCCTGGCTGAAGGCGGGTTTGCAGCCACGCTCTATGACCCGTGACCTCGACTGGGGGATTGATGTTCCCTTAGAGGAAGCGAAAGGCAAGAAGCTTTATGTGTGGCTTGATGCCCCTATCGGTTATATCTCTGCTACAAAACAGTGGGCCGCGGATAACAATAAAGACTGGCAAAAATACTGGAAACGGCAGGAGAATGAGGAAGACAATTCCTGTCTGATCCATTTTATCGGAAAAGACAATATCGTTTTCCATTGTATCACCTTCCCATCTATTCTTCATGCACATGGTGAATATATCCTTCCCGAAAACGTACCGGCTAATGAATTCCTGAATCTGGAGGGCGATAAGCTTTCTACTTCGCGGAATCATGCGGTTTGGCTGCACGAGTATCTGGAAGAATTCCCCGGAAAGCAGGATGAACTTCGATATGTGCTTACTTCTATCCTGCCCGAAACGTCTGACAGTGAGTTTACCTGGAGAGATTATCAGGCACGGGTAAATAACGAGCTGGTTGCAATCCTTGGTAATTTTGTGAACCGGGTGATGATCCTGATGCATAAATATTATGAGGGGAAAGTAGAAGGCCTCGCAGACCTGAAAGACGAAGTTCTTTACGGTCAGATTGGGAAAGCATACGATTCAATCCAGGAAAGTATTGAAAATTATAAATTCCGGCAGGCACTATCGGAATTGATGGACGTTGCACGCCTGGGAAATAAGTACCTTACAGATAAGGAGCCCTGGAAGACATTTAAAACAGATCCTGCGGCTACACGGGAAGTGCTGCAGAACTGTCTTCATATCATTGCGCATTTAGGAGTGCTGGCTCAGCCATTTTTACCTTCGGCCTCCAAAAAGATCTTCTCTATGTTGAACCTTTCGGGTGATGCATTTTCTTATGATGAGAAGATCAGCTTTGAAGACGGACATCAGTTGAATACGCCGGAGCTCCTTTTTGAAAAGGTTGAAGATGCGGTGATTGAGAAGCAGCTTGAAAAGCTCCTGAATAAAGCGCAGGAGGTTGTTGCAGCTGTTGAAGTAAGCCCGGCTAAGGAGAATGTAAATTACGATCAGTTTTCGGCGATGGATATTCGCGTGGGAACTATCCTTGCAGCAGAGAAGGTCGCTAAGACGAAAAAACTCCTGAAACTTACTATAGATACCGGTCTGGATACCAGGACCGTAGTTTCAGGTATTGCTGAATATTTTGAACCGGAAGCGATTGTTGGCAAGCAGGTAAGCATTCTTGTGAACCTCGAGCCGAGGGAAATTAAAGGAATTGTTTCAAAAGGAATGATTTTGATGTCGGAAAATCCGGATGGAAAACTTATTTTTGTAACTCCGGGCGAAAGTGCTGCTAATGGTAGTGTGATCCGGTAA